One stretch of Chroococcidiopsis sp. SAG 2025 DNA includes these proteins:
- a CDS encoding ISAs1 family transposase, whose protein sequence is MNYDAPQLGQAIRWHWSVENSLHWSMDVTFNEDACRVRTGHAPQNLALLRRIALNALNLEQSFQRSNRQKSNRAAMDNHYMLTILAACLSQYNRASKSACQ, encoded by the coding sequence TTGAACTATGATGCGCCTCAACTGGGGCAAGCTATTCGTTGGCATTGGAGTGTTGAAAATAGTCTACATTGGAGCATGGATGTCACTTTCAATGAAGATGCTTGCCGCGTCCGTACTGGTCATGCTCCACAAAATTTAGCACTGCTGCGACGAATTGCTCTTAATGCCTTGAACCTGGAGCAATCGTTCCAGCGTAGTAATCGCCAAAAGTCGAATCGAGCCGCTATGGACAATCACTACATGCTGACCATTCTTGCTGCTTGCTTATCCCAATACAATCGTGCCTCTAAATCCGCTTGTCAATAG